TTCATATCTTTTCAGAATGTACACACAATTATCGTAGTTGGATCTATGAAAATTCATCCTCATCATGAAGTCATCAAACCTCTTATACAATTGCCTAGAAGTTTGCTTTAAGCAATATAGagatttttttcaacaaacaaaCCTTCCCATTCTCTTTAGCAAAGTCTTTAGGTTGTTGCATGTAGGCAGCTTCTTCAAGGTCTCCATGGAGGAAAGCAGTTTTGACATCTAACTGCTCCAATTCAAGGTCAAACTGAGTCACTATGGCCAACATTATTCTAATGGAACAATACTTCACAACAGGTGAGAAAATTTCTTTGAAATCAACCCCTTCAACTTGAGAGAAACCTCTTGTAACAAGTCTTGTTTTGTATCTAGCCTTTTCACCACCTTGAACACCTTATTTCCTTTGGAATATCCCTTTGCACCCTAACATTCTCTAATTTCTTGGTAGATAAACTAGAATCTAGGTTTTGTTCTTCTCAAGAGAAATAATTTGTTCTTCCATGGCTGAGATCCATTCTTCACTTTCCTTGTTGTTCAAGGCTTCTTTGAAGTTTCTAGGTTCAGTAGCTTGAATCTCTTCAGCAATTGTCAAAGCAAGGTAGATTAGATTAGCTTGTTCATATCTCCTAGGAGGCACAATGTTTCTTCTAACTTTGTCTTTAGCCAAGTTGTAATCATTAACTACAGTTTAAAGTTGTTGATCATTATTTGTTTCCTCGACTTGACCACTTTGAGTTGGTAGCTCCACCTCAACTTCATTAATGTCTAAGTTGTTGCCTTAATTGCTAGCGTGCTTCATAGCTATTCTGGTTTCAACAAAGATTACATCTCTGTAGAGGATACACTTTGGTTCACCCGGTTCCATCCTCCAAAGCTTGTACCCCTTGATTCCAAGTGGATATCCTATAAAGGCATATTTGATAGCTCTAGCCCCAAGCTTGTCTTGCTTGATATGTGCAAAAGCAAAAGCCCCAAACACTCTCAAATTTGAGTAATTTGCTGGTTTTCCACTCCAAAGTTCTATAGGGGTTTGAAGACCTAATGCAAAAGAAGGACATCTATTGATTAGGTAGGCAATATTTGTAACGGCTTCTCCCCAAAAGGTTTTTGGTAAACCCACACTCAATAACATGCATCTGACCATTTCTAGGATGGTTTCTTCATCCTTTCTACCAAgtcattatgtttttttttgggaGGGGGGTGGTTAGCCACTGTTTTATGCCTTTGGATTCTTAATTTATTGCAAAACTCATTGAATTGCTCTGAAACAAACTCCAGGTCATTGTTTGTTCTTAAACATTTAACCTTGGTTTCCATTTGAGTTTGTATTTGAGTATACCATCCCTTAAATTTTCCAAAAAGtgtcacttttatttttaagaacaaaGATCCAAACTCTTCTGAAATAATCATCAATggtagaaagaaaataagagcaaCCACCACGAGTCATGGTCCTTGCAGGACCCCAAAGATTAAAATGAACATATTCAAAAGGTCTACGTGTACCATGCAAGCATATTCCAAAACTAGCCCTTTTAGCTTTTCCTAAAATGCAATAATCACATAAATgcagtttttctattttatcacTATTTAGAAGATTTCGTTTTGCTAGTTCAAGTTATCCTTTTTCATTCACATGTCCTAAACTTATATGCCATAAACTGGTTTTATCATGTTGGTTTTGACTAGCAACATCAATTTGTGCTATAACAATAGAATCATCTAGGATATACAAACCATTCATTTTAATTCCCTTAGCAATTATCATAGAGTTTTTAAAGATTTTCATCATGCCATGTTCAATTTGTGTAGTGTATCTTAAAGCATCAAACATATTGATAGAAATCAAGTTTCTTTTAAGTTCAGGCACATACCTTACAGGTGTTTCTTGACCATTGAAcatttttagtaaaattgaATCCATATCTTGGACTTTACATGGTTTGTTGTTTCCTAGCATCACTACTCCACCTTCATTCAAAATCATGGATTCAGAGTAGTCACACCTTGGACACAAATGGAAGGTACAACTAGAATCCATAACCCAATCCTTCTCAATCTTAGAATTTGAGACAACCAGAACATTAACAGTTTCATAACCTGCTTGAGCAATGTCTACATCTcttggttcttgagatttctttgaATCTTTGCCTCTTCTTTCAGGGCAATCCTTCTTGTGAGAGTGAAAACATTTGAACTTGCTTTGGGATTGACTTATGGATTTTGATCTGTGCTTGTTTGACTTTGAGCTCCTTTTCTCTAATCTACCCCTTATCACATTCAATCCTTCTGCATTGTTGTCTGTCTTAGATTCTTGTTTCCTTTACATTTCCTTGGTTTGAATTGATGATTGCACTTCTTCAAGGGTAATGGTTTGATCCCTTCCAAACAATATAGCATCCTTAAAATGCTCATAGCTACTTGGAAGTCCATGGAGCAACATTAGAGCTTTGTCTTCATCCTCCATCTTTACATCAAGATTCTCAATATCATCGAGAATCTTGTTAATGTCATCAATTTGATCTGACAACATTCTTTCCTCTGTCATCTTGAAAAAATAGAGTTGTTGTTTCAAGAAAAGTCGATTTGCCACTAACTTTGTCGTGTAGAGTGATTCCAGCTTCAACCATATTGTTGTAGCTATTGGTTCCCTTGCTACTTCCCTCAAAGCTTTGTCTCCAAGACACAAGATTATTGTGCTCTTTGCCTTTTCAAttaaatctttcttttctttatctgACATTGTTGCAAGGAGAGAAGACTCACCTTTCAAACCATCGTCCAATCCTTGGTGTACCAAGATTGCTTGCATCTTGATTCTCCACAAGCCAAAATCATTGGACCTAGAGAACTTTTCAATATCGAACTTGGTTGAACCCGTGGttgatcttcttttttttttgtttcccacAGATGACGCCATTATGGTTCTAAACCTGCAACTATTTACAAAACCAGCAAAAAGAACAACACAACAACAAGTATACAAAAGCTAATAACagaaaagaaattgaatcaAACAAAGATAAGGGATAGAAGAtgaacacaaaaacaattatgtGGTTCAATCACAAAGAACCTACGTCCACGAGAAGGATGTGAATGATCTACAATGGTGCAAGAGTTACAAAGATCTCTGTGTACAAATAGAATCTTGCTTGGTCCTTTCACTATTGAGATAACAACATCAAGGATCCCAAGTTTTACTCTATCTCTCTCATACACCCGACCCGATCTTCCTCTCATTGTGATTACATGAATGGGATGGGACCTGCATCTTACCCATAAGGAAATACTCATATGTTTATATAGCACTCAAGAAAACAAACTATCAAAGAGAAGCtatcaaaacacaaaaatcgaaaaaaaaaattagttgttgGCCACCAACTAACTAACTTATGAGAAAACTGTTTCTAATTAACTTGACATCTTGCAAACTGATATTAGAGACACATCTTCACACTATGTTTGttctcttttaataattttagttcttgagtcacttaacatcgattttatgaTGTAATAGTCACATTCGCAATCCAGTGGCTTGTTACATTATCAAAGAGTTTGACAAAACAatcacatataatttatttttggtaaactatattttaaatcTCTCATTAACTAAACTAGTTTAATGTCATCAACAAATATGAGTAGATGGaccaaaaatatagtttatcaAACAAAATCTTACATGACTATCACCACTTTTTGATTACatgacaagtttttttttttaaggcaaaaGGGGGCAATTGTAGAAACTAACAGGTTGTTGTCATCCCAACTATGCTGGCACCATAACAACCATCAACAAAAACCTGCACGACCCGAATTCATTAAccagaggaaaaaaaagagccATAGAAACAAGGGCGAGGGTGGGACATAGAATCTAAACCCCTATAGGAGAAGAGAAGGACTATCTAAACTTGTCGTAAGGTAGAGCTTGTCTATCCTATGCAAAAGATTTGTGATAAAAGATGGAATAAAATTCCACCAACAAAAAGTGTGTTAAGGTTGTTCTTTGAGAGATTAACCTATTTGCAAGTGTTAACCTCATGATAGATAATGTGATAAGTCATTAAAATGTCAATATAATTGTTATgcagtaaaaacaaaaaacattataaGATTACAAAGATTAACACGGTTAACAAGAGGAaagtataagaaataaaaacagtaatttttttagtaactaaaaagttaaatttgcacaaaatttaggaaaaaaatataattaacccaaataaataaaatacttatacTGTTATCGCTGCTCAATAGAACGGTGAAGAGGAGGGCACCGTTAACAATTGAACATTACAATGTCACCAAGTTGCATTCTGCACTTATAAAagtatcaatttttttgtagttttcacaagatattttgaatttaaaaggtggagggatctttAGGGTGTGTAATACACGTGCGGCTGGTTTATGATAATTTCATATGGAAGtttgattaattaatcattgaataataaacaattttttgtttttaaatatggCAACCGAAGTTGGTTTCCTGATTCCTTTCTTGCCAGCTAGAACGCCAGGTAGCTAACAAGAAAAGGATAAACAATTGTGGTGCAAAGAATCAAAAAGGAAATATTCtgttattgaaataaattttaatctatcactcaaatatattttaatgtagCGTGTTATAATTAGTAAGCTTgtcagttttttttatcatatattaagTTCTTTGTTGTATTTTTCAAATCACatagtatatatttttgtagttgTTAGTTTCTGCAAGTTTCTATTGATTTTCTATTGGTTAAGATTcccttaaaactattattttatctctataaTTTAATGGgtaattttatactttataaatatttataaaatgaaaaaaatacaaatattaataaataattaaagatatttttttaatttatgaattttttgtttattgtagtttaaaacatgattaaaaaattcatacgaatattattaattattgtataaaaCAAATCTACGTTTTAGCATGGAGAGATGAGAGGtgtggaagaaaaagaaaataattttgctcTGTGATTGTGAGTAAAAATCACACTCAACGAAGAGAATCAAGAATATAAATATTGAATCAATTGAGAGAGTgagaaaaataacaaacttattcttcaaattgtgtattttaatttacttaaagaaagagaaagtgctcacaaattaacaaatagtttatggttatttataaaaatattattgacatatatttaaaatattatattagtgTACATAAaattcacttgataaaaaataatgacactaaagaaatatatcatatattaataaaagtacTAATCATTGTAATAGTTTATGATGatatacaatattttaaaaatcaaaatcttagtataattgagtttaatgtttatgtaGCTTTgctgcaaaaaaaattatataaacctataaaaatttatatcatgacttttaaaatatttattgtaaatgcTAAAAAATTACCATACATAATAATAcgctatgaattaaaaaaagatataaaaaaagtttaggtGACGTTTGGTttgagtgtttattttttttttatttttcattttttgaaaataatttttattttcacatttttaagatttaaaaaataagttttaagaaCAAAGTACTCTAAAGTGACACCGTATTTTCACTTCTTTTAAAAAAGGCTGAAAATGTTGATGGGTTGTTTTTTCAGTTTTGagcctattttttaaaatatttttagagaaaatattttctaaatttaaacaaacttatttttcctcttattttctattttctttgaaaataaaaataaaaaatactcaaattaaGTGCCATCTTATATTATTAGTGAATATAATTtggtgaatatatttttatattgtcaaccaatgaaaaaaattacCGTTAGCATAATTTTTAAGAGATTTTTTTGTAAAGGATAAAACTCTTACCTTATATGCATCACAGTATAAAACTAACTCATAATTTATTCtctcttattatatttatatttatggtttcttttctatctttttcttaTACTCCATTATACTCTCAATGAGtgtacaataatatttttatattaaaatatgaccTTGATGTTTTGGTATAGGATCTCCCGTATTTTAGGTAACATGATAACATCAACCAGCATATTTGTCAGCTAAGAAATGTCAACTAGCTTGGAAAGGattatatattttccttttcgAGGTTTCCATTTGGTTCTTACGAGCTACATCAAGAAAGCCAACTTCTGTctcctaaaaaaacaaaacagctTCTGAAATGCCTAGATATACGCGCTGTTTAATCTACAAAGATGATGTTTTTTTCCTCTTAAAGGCGAAATTGTCGTTCCATAAGAGATTTTGTGAAGAAGTAATttagaaatcaaaatatattttattgaaattttttataatatacttttatcatgatttttaataaattttaatgtatttttataaaaatattttatttattaatttttcagttgatgtctTAAGACCCTGAAAAACtcctttcaattattttttgagtTTATGGTACAATCTAAGGTGTACCACCATCATAGGCATTATGGTGTGGGGATTATGATGAGGAAGACGGTATATGGTGTGGAAGATGATCCACAGTGATGAAAGAGTGAGATTAATCTATGTACTAGAAgctgtacaaaaaaaaaaaaaaatctatgtaCTAGAAATTGTGTTGCACCATATAACCACATGAAGGAGTGACTCATTGCAGTTTGCGTCTATTTTATTGTATCTTTCCATCAAATTCTTCTAATAATTCTTattgtttgattaaaaaaaaaaagatgaaaataaatctatttaacatcttttttttagaggaatctATTTAACATCCCATGGTGCTCGACTGCACgaacattattattaataaattgacGCCCACTACTAATAAATTGCATCACCTACCACAATTCAATGGCATACAACCAACTAACATCAATCAATACACAAGATCGATGAAACCACGAGCCCCCATCCCCATTTCTTTTGGTCTTTTCGAAATGGACACactccaattttattttttttctcaaacccCAATATTGGACTCCCCACACCACACCATCAATCATAGATGACTCTATTTGTTTAAACTTcgaagaaaataatgaaattcgtaaacattttcaagaattaaaattaattcattcataaGTTAAATTTGTAAGAACTTTTTCAATGTCTAGTTGCAATGTCGAGGCGAATGTGTTTAAGCAACATGGGAACAACGATATCGGGCGAACTCAATTGCGGCAAATGACCCTCCGTGGACATGACCTCAACgatggagtcgccaccaatgtgtTGGTGGAGGTACTCTGCAACCACAACAGGAACCGCTAAGTCCTTCATGCTTTGGATGATGTGGCATGGGACACTGACGAGGTTCAGGATTTGCCTTATGTCGCTTTGGAAAATGGTCTGCAACACGCTTAGCGCAATGTCAGGTCTCATGTTGAACAATGTTCGGCTGAATTCCTGCACTGCCACCGACTCCATGTCTCCGCCAACAGCCATTGGAGCGAACCCTGAGCACCATGCTTTGTAATTCGCCGCCATAGCGTTGAATAGTTGGTCTAGATCTTCTTGCTCAAACCCTCCAAAGTATTCCATGTCGTTCAGATACCTACCTTGTACAAAACACCAGGTTCCATCCAGattatttaacattattatttgtaataataataactttttttgttgatttagtAGGAACTGAACT
This genomic interval from Glycine max cultivar Williams 82 chromosome 5, Glycine_max_v4.0, whole genome shotgun sequence contains the following:
- the LOC100814884 gene encoding probable esterase D14L, which codes for MGIVEEAHNVKVLGSGTRHIVLAHGFGTDQSVWKHLVPYLLDEFRVVLYDNMGAGTTNPDYFDFERYSTLEGYAHDLLAILEELRVDSCIFVGHSVSAMIGTIASISRPELFAKIIMISASPRYLNDMEYFGGFEQEDLDQLFNAMAANYKAWCSGFAPMAVGGDMESVAVQEFSRTLFNMRPDIALSVLQTIFQSDIRQILNLVSVPCHIIQSMKDLAVPVVVAEYLHQHIGGDSIVEVMSTEGHLPQLSSPDIVVPMLLKHIRLDIATRH